From the genome of Pochonia chlamydosporia 170 chromosome Unknown PCv3seq00011, whole genome shotgun sequence:
ATTTTGGAAGCCGGGGTCCCGTATAGCTGGCTATGGCAGCAATGTCAATTCTTCTGTGAAAGTCAACGAGGAATATACGCAAGAGGAGTGGCATGTCTTTTGGAGTATCTCAAAGACGTCTATACGCAGCAACAAGCCTATGCACCCGTGACACACAGCATTGATGCCCCATCCTTGATATTGCAACGTCAACAAGACACGATCATTGGAGTTCTTGTGAGAGAACACAACCTCGGCAGCCGGATCTTATCTCAATTATTAATGCTTTACAACAATCGGCGACACCCATGGCCGGAGGGTTTGCATTGGATTCATACCGCTTCGTGCAGTGACTCGATAGCACCGTGGGAGTGGACCAAGGAGCTGGGAGTCTGTGACCTACGTCGTCTAGAGATAGAGGGCTCAGTATCCCGTGGATGGTTCCGACAGGGTCAGTTAGCCGAGTTCCCTGATTCTCGAGACGCGGCTGGGTGGACTCCGGTTCATTACCTGGCAGCAACTGGATTTGAATCTGATTATGCTTATGATGACTACGCAGGCGAGAAAGATCTCCGAGGCTGGACACCTCTGCACTATGCTTGCTGGTATGGGCATGACGCTGTTGTGAGACAACTTTTGTCCCGCCGTGAAACCGACAGTTGGTGCCAGGGCTTCGACGGAGCAACCCCCTTTCATTGTGCGGTGCGAAATGAAAATGTGAAGGTGCTAGCAGAGCTCTTacagcagcagaagcagcagatgaATGGTCCGAGAGGGctcagaagaagaggactGGGACAGGATATCGGGGTCCATGCTGGGCATACGAGCATGAATTGCCTCCCTCAATCCGTCCAAGATCATGAGGGGCGAGCGCCGATCCACTGGGCTGTTCTGGCGGGCAACCTAGAAGCCGTTGAGAAACTGATAGATGACAGAGAAATCAAGGATGACGGAGGGAACGCAGCGTTGCACCTGGCTGCTCTAgaaggcagaagaagaattGCAAACGTTCTTGTTGGTGCCGGAGCCGACGTCAAAGCAAAGAACAGATCCGGTCAAACACCATTGCATTCAGTCACGTTGCGCCTCGCAAGACAGAATGCTCTGAGGACACGGACTGTTACCACAGAGTGTGGTGATGCCATAGTCGAAGGGAGTGTTGATATCTTGGCCGTTTTTAGGGCTTTGAGTGATAAACTACTGTTGCCATGGTCGACTGAAGACGAATGCAATGAGTTGGTTAAGTTGCTCATCGAGGCAGGGGCTGATGTTGCCGCAGAAGACACTTTCAAGATGACAGCGTTGCAGCTGGCTGTTTATGGCGGACGGATAGAACCGGTGAAAGCCCTCGTCCATGCCGGGGCTGGTGTAAGGGGGGGTTTAGTATGTGCGATGCCGCCTGTGCAAAtcgctgccatggctggagcAGCGGATATTGTGAAATTTTTGATCTCGCGGGGAGCCGACATCAATTCAGTGTGTGGGATCACGACATACAAAGGCAATTGGAGACAAGTAACAACACTTAACATCGCCAGACGAAGGGCCCACACAGAAGTTGTCCAGTTGCTCGAGGCGGCCGGTGCACACAGCTTCAGCTGGGATACGTCCAAGACTGACTTCATCAAACCGCCAAACTCCAATCCAGAAGTCGTCGTGACTTCTCCACCGGGGGACGAGGTGCACTCCGACTTAGAAGAAGAGGTGCATTCCTACCCAGAAGGCGAGGGACTTATCTATGCTGGCAGCGAGTTGAGCGTAGAACCAGTGAATATAATCGGAGAACGCCAAAAGTCGATGCCGCAAGGACGACACCATGGTAACAAGCTCACTTCGTGGCTCAGATCACGGGGGGTAAGAGCAAGAAAGCCCCAGAATGATGAGACTTGATGAATCCTGCCGGATACAGTGATACATTGCACTACTAATTGACTCATTTGTTTACCTCGAGCTCAATAGGGAGGCCGAAGCTAGTAACAAGACTAGACGAGAGAGCCATCTTGGTAGTCATATATAATCTCTGGAAGATATAAGATCGGTCCAGGTTGTAAATATAGCTCATTTTCATAACCTTACCGCATTTCCTCTAACACCATCTGTAACTTGAATCACCTCATAACTGAGCCATGCAACCCGCCGAGCAATTTGATAGCTCGGTCAAACTACAACCATTCCCAGTATACAAAGGCATATATACGAACGTAAAAGCACAATCATCACCAATAAACACCTCAAGGTAAAAGAAACAACAAGATTCATGTTGGTATAGAATGCACCCGTAGATGTAAACCCTAAGccccaaacaaaacaaaaatgCCAACCACTTGACAAATAAAAGCCCAGTCTACGCTACAACGCCGTTAAAATGTCGAAAACCACGATGTCCACCCACAATTAAGCATTACGACACGCCACTCAAACAGCCTGACTCCCAAAAGCCTCACTTCCAATCCCACCACAGCTCAACGACCTCGTCCTTGGGCAAATTCGCCTCCGAGGCATTCCCGCCGTGGTCCAGCTGTTGAAACCCAGAATCCGCCGCCCGATGAACATAGACCTGTCGTAAGTTGTTGCCGACAATCTCAGCATCAAGCAGGAGATAGCTCTTCTTTTCGCCTTTGGGAACCTTTTCCCGCATGGGACCCAGACTCCATTCCCATGAGGATGCGTCGCTGCCCCAAGTCGTTTCCATGCGGTTGAGCTGGAGGGTCTCGGTGCCCTTTTTATACACGGCGATGCTGTATCCGTTTGATAAGATGGTGTCGGGGCCGAATCGCCATCGCTGGAGGACACACCCGCCGCAGAATTGAGCTACTTTGGCAATCTTATCGACGGGGGCTTGGTGCCATGTCTTCCAGTGGTGTAAACTCAGGGGAAGATTGCCGGATTCGTAAAAACCGCTCACGTCGCCGCTGAAATCGAGCTGGTGTAGACCGTTAATCTCGGTGAAATTCGTCCCCGTCTTATCCTCCACACAGTATCTGAGCATGCCGTCGCCCTCGCGAATCCTACTTTCGTTGAGACATGCTTCCACATTCGGTTCGAGGAGCTTCAACAGCGGTACCGACAAAAAGATGCCTCCACCGCCGTAGGCCATGTGTCCGTGGAAGCTGACGGCGTCACTGTTCTCGGAAAGTCCGCCAACGTAGGCGGGAATCGAGGCATCCTGCTTGTCAAACGTCTGAGCGACGGGGTAAAGCGACGGGAAGAAGGTGTCGTCATCGATAATGACGCCCCATTTCGTCTTGGCATCCGCGTGGTTGAGGAGTTCACGCACAGCAATAAAGTGCTGCTCGTTGACGCCAATGGACAGATTCGCCGGTCGAGTCCCGACAAAATGGATTCCGGAATGGTTATACTGCGTGCTCAACGCCCTCATCTGTCGCTTGGAGAATTCTGCGTCGGTTACAATAGCAAGAAGCCTTGCCTTTGTGTTTCCTAGCCAATGCTGGAACTGGGGAATCGAGTCCCTTAGCCGTTCTGATGACGATGCGACACCGAAAATGAACTCTGAGTAGTCTCGTCGTGGAAATTGAAGCGGCACTTGGACAGTAATTGGGTCGCAAGCTGCGTCGACCGGGCCTGCACCAGCACAGGCACGGTTTAAGTCGACAACATGGTTACTGTCAGCTTGAATCAGCGGCTTGGGGTCGCTGGCAATGATGTCTCTAGATATCGCGGCGTTTCGTCGGGCATGAATACATCGCTTTTGGTagacaacatgtctggtgaggTTGTATTCGGAGCGCCGTAAATAGTCGAGATCCGGTCGACATGGTTTAGGAACTCGCAACTTCTCGGGCAGAGCAGCTTCTAATCCGAGCGGCAGCGCATATTGCAATCGAGATTCTGACCGCTCGAAGGCGCCGAGCGCAAGTAGTAGTAGGAAAATACAAGAAAAAAGAACAACGGCCGGCGTCCTTCTGCGAATGGGGACCTTGAATGGCCGAACGGCGACTCCCATCATGTATGTGTCTGTTTCTGTATGTGTTTAATGTTCTCTTGGACAGTCCGGTCCAGGATAGTTGATTTGGTCGATGCTTTCACGATTTTGCTTCCAGCCTGTTAAACAGGTCGACCGACGGGTTGTTCTGAGCCAACTGGGTAAATCATTGGAAATGTTCAATCGTCGTGTGGATTTGCCACTTGCTttttgtcgtcgtcgtcgtggttAAAAGTTGCGACTGTTGAATAAAGCTTCGTTTCTACAGTAGGCGGCCAGCGACTGAGAAGTAGACAGAGATTTCACCAACGGAAGAAAACTTCGGTCGCAAGACAAGAGCAAGGAATTGGGCTAGAGGGAAGTAAGGAGGAAGGTTTTTCTTCATGAACAAGTTAAGTTAAGCTGCTAGTCAGTTGACGAAAACGGATTTagcttggtggtggagggcaTTAGAAGAATCCACCTCCTTCAACCAAAAGAAATGCAGCGGCAGTGGCGTCATGATCTAATCATTGTGTCACTGGTGGAATACCaccaaaagaccaaaaaaatACCGCCCAGGTCAGGGTCAACGATCCAATGCCAGGGAAGCCAGACCAGGAAAGGAGAGGCGCTCCAATGTCTTGGACCCAGCACCGGTCCATACCTTGGACAAGACGGTTGTGGATGGCTTAGGATGGGGGAGGAAGCTAAGGAGAAGCCAAAAAAAGCTTGGGCAGTATCCGTCGTGCTTGACGGAACAAGTTTCGACGAGTCAAATGGTGCATGTGGCTCCTCTTGATGGAGAAGGTGGATATTTTGCATCATGGTGTGGTAGTGACATTCTGGGCGAGCAATAATTTGCTCCAACTTGTAAGAAGGGCACAACATTGGATACGTCTCGATCCCTTCTACCAGTTACTGCTATTCTCAAGTGATTTGTGTTCAAGACGATTCGTCTCTATGCGTCTCGCTTTTACAACAACTGACGATCTTACGGGAGTTGTTTTGTGCCATCTTGGCGCATACCGAACCGCGTCATGTTGCAATGACCAGACAAGTGGGCCAAAAGACCCAACACAAGATTAGACATGGAGTTCTCCATCCATTGCAACAACTGGTGCGTCCTCCGGAGACGGGTCGGAATGGTAGGCTAGGTTGGCTTTGGTTGCTTGCTCCCCTGCTTCTCGGCAGCACCAATGCTGAGAACGTTGAATAATCTTGGCAGCCGATTAGCATTCGCGGTGATTCGAGATGATTATGACCCTGTTATCAGCCTAGGATCAATTGAAGCTTCGGTCTGATTGACCTGCTGCTTCCACACAGCCAGGACGTGCTACTCAACCCGAAACATTCGCGCTCCATCAATGTCGTGATTTTCACGTTCCACTCCACAACTCTGCCGTACTGTAATTTTCG
Proteins encoded in this window:
- a CDS encoding glycosyltransferase family 31 protein (similar to Metarhizium robertsii ARSEF 23 XP_007824086.1), whose protein sequence is MGVAVRPFKVPIRRRTPAVVLFSCIFLLLLALGAFERSESRLQYALPLGLEAALPEKLRVPKPCRPDLDYLRRSEYNLTRHVVYQKRCIHARRNAAISRDIIASDPKPLIQADSNHVVDLNRACAGAGPVDAACDPITVQVPLQFPRRDYSEFIFGVASSSERLRDSIPQFQHWLGNTKARLLAIVTDAEFSKRQMRALSTQYNHSGIHFVGTRPANLSIGVNEQHFIAVRELLNHADAKTKWGVIIDDDTFFPSLYPVAQTFDKQDASIPAYVGGLSENSDAVSFHGHMAYGGGGIFLSVPLLKLLEPNVEACLNESRIREGDGMLRYCVEDKTGTNFTEINGLHQLDFSGDVSGFYESGNLPLSLHHWKTWHQAPVDKIAKVAQFCGGCVLQRWRFGPDTILSNGYSIAVYKKGTETLQLNRMETTWGSDASSWEWSLGPMREKVPKGEKKSYLLLDAEIVGNNLRQVYVHRAADSGFQQLDHGGNASEANLPKDEVVELWWDWK